The Penaeus vannamei isolate JL-2024 chromosome 39, ASM4276789v1, whole genome shotgun sequence genome includes the window ttcctctgctttttttcttcttctttccattttccttttcctcatttttttcttcctcaatcGTGTGCTTGCGAGTGTAGGGCAGCCTGTCCGTGGCACActcgcgcgtatgtatgtgtgtacatgtacgtacggCCGTTTGTTTCCGTCCACATGAGTGTATTAACCTCAATCTCCGtcatcccccccctcaaaaaaaaaatagtaataataaaaaaaaaaatccggcgaTTCACGACAATGCGCCCTCGGGCCACACacgctgacctctgacctttgcaGGGGTTCCGGAGGCCGGCCGTGTCCTACCTTAACAAGGCTCTTCCGCGGGGGCCTAACTCTCGCACGCGCTCAGCCATTCCTCTCTCTATTATCCCCCgaaaatgcgaaaaaaaaaccctcctcAATACTCCTCGCAaattctaacaaaaaaaaaaaaaaaaaaaaaacgttaattaaGAAAACGTTACCGACCCCCAAAGCCCAGCCCattactcttctccttcctcttcctcctactcttcctcctcccccctcccctcctcccctcccctcctccttcctctttcctcatttacctgctcctctcaccccaccctcccttttttaCTCccgcatccccctctccctccccctccgttacGCAACGTCTTTATTACACGGCGCGCAACGAGTGTCATAAACACGGGAGTGAGAACTGCCCGATCGTGAGTACCTTGTCATTACGCCTCCACGTAAGGCCACACCAAAGGGGGCAGCACACGCACTCTTATCGCTGTACAACGCCACGCCACACCACACTACACAACGCTACAACACACCACACTACACAACGCCACGCCACACACTACACAAAGCCACGCCACACCCCACTACACAACGCCACGCCACACCCCACTACACAACGCCACGCCACACCCCACTACACAACGCCACGCCACACCCCACTACACAACGCCACGCCACACCACACTACACAACGCCACGCCACACCACGCTACACAAAGCCACGCCACACTACACAACGACACGCCACACCACACTACACAACGACACGCCACACCACACTACACAACGCTACAACACACCCCACTACACAACGACACGCCACACCACACTACACAACGCCACGCCACACCACACTGTACAACGCCACAACACACCACACTGTACAACGCCACGCCACACCATGCACTACACAACGCCTCCCCACACACTACACAAAGCTCCCCACGCCATCACCACACTACACAACGTCTACAACACACGGCGCCCACTACACACAGGACGCCACGCCACACACTACACAACGCCACGCCACACCACAGGGGGCTACACAACGCCACGCCACACACACGCTTATCACTGTACAACTCCACGCTACCACACTACACAACGACACGCCACACCACACTAGCACAACGACACGCCACACCACACTACACAACGCTACAACACACCCCACTAAGCACAACGACAcgccacaccaccactacacaacGACACGCCACACCACGACTACACAACGCCACACCACACTACACAACGCCACGCCACACCCCACTACACAACGCCACGCCACACTACACAACGCCACGCCACACCACGCTACACAACGCCACGCCACACCCCACTACACAACGCTACAACACACCACATTACACAACGCCACGCCACACCACATTACACAACGCCACGCCACACCACACTACACAACGCTACAACACACCACATTACACGCCACGCCACACCACACTACACAACGCCACGCCACACTGTACAACGCCACGCCACTCCACACTACACAACGCCACAACACACCACATTACACattacacaccacacaccaccccATTCCGACACCACAAAGCACTATAACAAACCCACACCACATCGCGAACACCTCAATTACTACAACAAACTGACCTCTTGCGCCGCCCACACGTGACCTGTCCTGCTACTCagcgccccctacccccccccccctccccgtacaCCCAAATTACCACGTGATATAAACCGATACAAGACAACGACGTCAAAGGCAAGCAGCAAAGAGGAGAGcaaaagcaaaggaagaagaagaagaagaaggcgaagaagaagaagaagaagaagaagaaaagaagaaaaacaaggaaaagaagaaaaaaaataaaaacaagaaggagaagaagaagaagcagaaggaggagaagaagaagaagaagaagataaagaaggagaagaagaaaaagaagaagaagaaaaacataaaaataaaaataaaaataaaaagaagaaaagaagaaaagaaaaagaaaaagaagaagaagaaaaaagctcgCTCTCTTATCGCCTTTGTGTGGAACTTTGTTTACGGATGGCAGCGGCCGTTCTAAGAGGCACAAGGTGGCCGTTATGGGAGGCACACGAGACGGCCGGCTGGCATTTTGCTTGCATACTCTCCTGCATCGCCCGGCTGCTCGGGGAACGGGccggtatacatatgcatgtacgtttTGTGTGTGGGTTGTTGTTGCATGTACTGTGTTTATATACCGTTTAGTTATACATtcagcgaccccctcccccccccctgccccaggAGAAGCATTCGGACCAGGTTAAGCGGCTGCCTCGTTATTGcggttctttcccttttcacccgAAAGACTCCGAGGCCAAAGCCATCTGTTTAGAACCACcgtatgttattgttgttgttgttttttctttctttttttatgaatttcaCTTACAACTGCAATCTTGGCGAGGAAATTTATTCAGATGCTCGTCTGTTTTTGAtcatttctttcactttccctctacttctctcttcctctatctatctttttctattttccccctttccccacctctttctccctgtctctttcccttcatctatTTCGCCCTcgccctatctctctcgctctctccccttccctctctctctccttcccccaccctccctctacttccctctctccttccctcccctgttctccctacctcctctccctctccttatctctttctctcctgctcgctcgctccaccctctctcaatctctaccaacccctcgccctcccccctctcttccctccttctccctctccctccctccaagtccctttctccctcgctgaACAGTGACAAAACGTGACGAATGACCCAGGAGTGACCCCTGGTTCGGCGTGACCTCGTCTATGCTAATCATTACTCATTCCGCAGATATTTCTCGGCGCGCGGACAAGGTTCACGAGCACTGGGGCCGCGGTGTGAAGTCCTCAtcccccaataataataataataataataataataataataataataataataataataataataataataataacaataatagtaataataataacaataataataatattaataatattaaataataataacaataataataatattaaataataacaataacaacaataacaataataataataataataataataataataataataataataacaataataacaataacaataataataataataataataataacaataataataataataatatctaatgataatgtaaatctatagaaaaaaaatccttgccaAGCTCATCCGCTTCAATCGCGatcaggaagagaagagaacaggaaggaaggaTATGAAATGAAATGACATGCAatcagagaagagaaaacagtagCTCtcgatctccccttccctcccctccccccctcctgcccaccgcccctctcctcctccccctcctctcccagccCACcgacccttcttccctcctccttcctgacccctccctcttgcccactgcgaccccttctttccctccctctcctcctgccatgACCCCACCTATCCCCTCCGTGCCCaccattacctccctccccctccactacctcgGCCGGCGAGGGACGCCCGCATACCGCAGGACCGCCGCCTCAGGACCCCATTATCGAGCCCCGCCGTGTGACCCTCGCCACGCGCCGCCCCTCGCACAGCCCGCGGCTCCTCGTCCCCGCCTACCGAAGCCCGGAGCGCCGAGGGCCTCCTCCCGCTCGGCTTCTGCCTCCTCGAGGAAGTCCCCGAGTCTCGAATCCCTCCCCCTAAGCTCTCCGTAGGGTCGGAAATGCCGCTTCCCGGCTCGTGCGATGCGCCTTATCGCCTCCGCCCGTCACTATCGAGCGCGctatcatccttctttctttcacgcCTCAGCCTCTTGCCTCCGCGGCGCCCCCGCTCCTTATCTCGcggcctcttctcctctccttatcgcCGCCCCGCTCCTCCCGCTGGCCCCGATCTCCTCGAAACTTGGGCCTCGTCGGGGgcgtcttcctccttcgcccacgtcgtcgtcgtcgttattctcatcttccctccccaccttcctactttctcgtccctccccccctcctccttccatccccaccttcctcctctctcgtccctcaaCCTCATAATATCCTCCTTctatatcctcctccacctccccaccttcctcatctctccatccctccttccctcctccctcccctcctccctcctatatctatcttctatctatctcccctccccgcacctccccacctccctcctcctcctcctcctccctcctccttcctccctcctccctcctctctcctccgccccagACCCCCGGCTCTCTATCAGTCTCCTCGCAGGAAATTGAAAGGCAAAAAGCAATTCTGAGGGGCATAAGctccttgcccccctctccccctcccccctcttcctcctcttctcttctttatccatttttccaCTCTCCTTTCCACTTGATTTCTTTAAGAATGGGTACggttagtaaaaaaataaaataaaaaatacttgaCAAAATAAAAACTGTCTCCTTTGGGCCAAAATTTCCTTCCTGTACGCAAAAGCTGACCGAAAAATAATTGTGCAGATGTGGTAGCCTTGTGTATCTGTTTGCACACATGAGCATGTTTGTAGATATACaggtatgtgtataaacataagaTATACATaggttgtatatgcatatgcatatatatatatatatatatatatatatatatatatatatatatatatatatatatatatatacatatttatatatatatatatatatatatgtgtgtgtgtgtgtgtgtgtgtgtgtgtgtgtgtgtgtgtgtgtgtgtgtgtgtgtgtgtgtgtgtgtgtgtgtgtgtgtgtgtgtgtgttcgtgtgtgcatatgcgtaaacatatatacatacatatattcatatacagtatattcatTTCCAAATTCATTtgtacaacaaacaaaccaacacacaatgcatattcatatagatacatataaatatagatgcatacacacacacacacacaaacacacacacacacacacacaaacacatttaaacataaatatgtagagatacatacattcatatatatatatatatatatatatacatatatatatatatatatatatatatatatatatatatatatatatatctacttatttatgtgtacacactaCTAACTGTACGCATCTGTGAACAAATTTTAAGTTAAATGTGGATGCAAAGTCCGTAGAGTTCACACACATAAATTACGATGAAACcgatttcactatatatatatatatatatatatatatatatatatatatatatatatatatatatatatatatatatatatatatatatatatatatatatatatatatacacatatatgtatatatagatagatatagatatagatatatcatatatatcatatatatataaatatatatatcatatatatcacatatataaatatatatatatatataatatatatatatatatatatatatatatatatatatatatatatatatatacatatatataaataaatccataaaaatattcaaatatacgTGGGTGCATGCGCGTGTGTTATTTATGGTggaaaaaaacccacaatgcacaaactagatttactgaaaaaaAATTAACCTGTAGATGTGACTTTAACGATTTCCTAAAACTTTTTTGGACTTTTAGTTAACTATAATCCAACCCAATCCAATCCACACAAAGTATGTATATCTACAGCCAATCAGCAGTACTAAACCAATCTCCTTACTTCCCACCTTCATCTTTAACTATCACTCCTATTCATACTGAACACTCCTTATCAATCAATAATACGAATGTTTTCGATTTGTTTAATACGCGCATtatcatcatagaaaacggggaagCGGAGACAAATCACACATTCTGgtcatttggaaaaaaaaattctgaattATGAGCGTGAATTAgagccacacacacgcgcgcgcgctcatatacacacacaaacacacacgtacacgcacgcacgcacacacacacacacacacacacacacacatacacgcacacgcaaacacacacacacacacacacacacacacgcacacacacacgcacgcacacacacacacacacacacacacgcacacgcacacgcacacacacacacacacacacacacacacacgcgcgcgcacacacacatacaaaacccgTCCCTTGTGGCACAGCCGTCTCTTTTGTCCCACACAACACCACCCCAATGCACATCACCGCACAGCGCTGAACAACATAACCCAACCTGGACAAAACGCATAGCAATCTCCAATGGACAAAACGCATAGCAATCTCCAATGGACAAAACGCATAGCAATCTCCAAGCAAGTTGAGCGCAGCCTCTCAAGCCGTCGccgattgcccccccccccccccctcccccgcgcccctCCTCCTGGCTTCGAAACCCCGTCACTGTTCCCCGCCTCCTTCGCCCCGCCGGCTGAACACCGCTCAGGTTTTCCGGGCGCGTTTGTTCTCCCGCGGGCGCCGGgcaaacacgtaaacacaaatGAACAACctttctcctccaactcccccaaccccaacccacccaccctcccacctttcttcactgcccccccctccccaacctcacccacccaccccacctttctatactgcccccttccctcccccaacccacccatcccccacctttcttcactgcccccccccccaccctccccacccccgcctctcctccacccccgccaccccaccctccctccccccacatgtGTTACAACGgatgcctccgccgccgccgccgccgttgcTATTGGCAACGAGGACGCCAGCTTTCACTTCCATTTGCGAGGCTCAGCGGAGACTAGATGAAACACGCCCCGGagtgcagtgttttttttttttttttttttttttttttgagtttttgagTTTTTGAGTGACGAGAAGGTTCTCACGATGGGAGGTCActtaagagggaggaaaaggggttcGCTGGTCATTCGCTTACTGTCGGGTCCAGTGCGGCGGCTACCGCGGTTGTCTGCTCTCAcctgcaagagaaaaaaaagggttattatcatatcaaatttatgtataaacatgtcgcggctttatatacatataaaaatgtgtttgcgcgcgcgcgcacacacacacacacacacacacacacacacacacacacacacacacacacacacacacacacacacacatatatatatatatatatatatatatatatatatatatatatatatatatatatatatatataaagtatatacacatacagacagataaatagagagagggcgagtgtGTGAGGGATCGAGGACAACCAAGCGAGTTCAAAGTGCAAATCCACAATCCGCCAACACCACACGCAACCTCCAACCCCCCAGCAGCCCAATCCCTGCCTCAGACCCCGCCCTTGCCAGCCCAGTCACACGCCCACAGTCCTTCCGTCCTTCCGACCCCGtcacacgcccgcccacgcccctcgCCGCCCCGTCGCACGCCCGCCGTCCTTCCAACCCCGTCACATGCCCGCCCCgtcgcacgcccacgcccctcgCCACCCCGTCGCACGCCCGCCGTCCTTCCAGCCCCGTCACACGCCCGCCCACGCACCTCGCCACCCGCCCGCCGTCCTTCCAGCCTCGTCGCCACGCCCCCAATTTTACCCGTCCCGATATCCACGTTCGGATCACGCCCGATACATCAGCAAACTTTCCTTGCACCGCAGCGCCCTCCAGCCCACGCCCGGGCCTGCCATCGCCGCCGCTCGCAACACCAAGCCTGAATGCCACAGTCAGGGCATTCAGACGAGCGTGCAcatagagcgtgtgtgtgtgtgtgtgtgtgtgtgtgtgtgcatatatacatatatatatatatatatatatatatatatatatatatatacacacacacacacacacacagacacacacacacacacacacacacaaccatacaatatatatatatatatatatatatatatatatatacaaaacacacacacacacagacacacacacacacacacacacacaaccatacaacacatacacacacaaacacaaccatacaacaaacacacacacacgcacacacacacgcgcacacacacgcacacacacacacacacacacacacacaacacacacacaacacaacacaacacacacacacgcacacacacacacacacacacacacgcacgcacacacacacgggccgACCCCACAGGCCATTAGCCCCCTCCACACACGGCGCCACACCCCCATTAACCCTCACAGCACAAGCCACTCAAAACGCCAAACGCTCTTCAAAAGACCCAAAAGGCAAAATTAAAGTTATCAAATGACCTTATATTCCCCCCATcccaaaaggaggggaagaaaaaaaagggggggagggaaggggaatgggaggagagggaagaggaggggaaaaaaggaaagaaggagaaaggaggaggaggaggggagattacAACCTCTCcccaaaagggaggggaagaaaaaaaaagggggggagggggaggggggaatgggaggagggaagaggaggggaaaaaaagagaagaaggagaaagaggaggaggaggaggaggtcccaaCTTCTcccaaaagggaggggaagaataaaaaggggggaaatggggaagagggaagaggaggggaaaaaaaagagagaagaaggagaaagaggaggaggaggaggacgaggaggaggaggagggtcccaACTTCAATGAAGACAAAGCTCATGACAGAAAAATCGTTTGAGGGGGGAAGTTTGTTTACCTTTCATCTTCGGGAGATCTCGGGGGCTCTGTGATCTCAGCTGGGGCCGTAATTAGTGCATTAGCCTCCTTGCCCCCTCGttcccttttatttcctctcttctgagggagggaagggagggagggagggagggaggagggaggagggagggaggagggagagaggaaggaggggaggggagggagggagggagggagggaggggagggagggaagagggagggaggaaggagagagggagagagagagagagagagagagagagttttttctttagagggagagagagagagagatgagagagagtagagagagagagagagagagagagagagagagaagagaaattgttCCTCATTTTGATTGACtctgccccctttcccttcttctctctcttctcttcacacacacacacacacacacacactctttctctctctctctctctctctctctctctctctctcctctctctctctctctctctctctctctctctctctctctctctctctcccacacacacacacactcttttctctctctctctctctctctcctttttcgtccGACAAATTCCAACAAAACACAAagtactctcttctctttcgcttatcCGTTATTCTATCAcaccctcttcatccccttccttttctgctacagtcatctcctcccctttccgaacgttcgcctcttccttcctccttccaccacttTTATCAGCTTCTCCCTTAtctacctttccttcctttgTCCTTCCCCGCTTTCCTTCTGTCGGGCTCCTTCTCTCGTCTTACGCTCGGATGATGATCGGTCGATTCTATTCATATCAGTTTTT containing:
- the LOC138859951 gene encoding uncharacterized protein, with translation MPPPPPPPLLLATRTPAFTSICEAQRRLDETRPGVHSPIPASDPALASPVTRPQSFRPSDPVTRPPTPLAAPSHARRPSNPVTCPPRRTPTPLATPSHARRPSSPVTRPPTHLATRPPSFQPRRHAPNFTRPDIHVRITPDTSANFPCTAAPSSPRPGLPSPPLATPSLNATVRAFRRACT
- the LOC138859950 gene encoding soluble scavenger receptor cysteine-rich domain-containing protein SSC5D-like; translation: MTPIIAVVKREASESVLARANPRPRPAPGSPRSHPRGDARPPTLETDVAGAVNNKVKGRGRGRQCETDAAPSPVGPRALPPALEKVTTTGGRPSANKHGRQQPPRAAAAHALRPGPWRHDPGDVSRPPRRAETPPYDCPSIPETRLLPCGTLGAHDLLAGRSTLPTTSGPSLQPSGPSAHQSDVAPRRRQAKSQLLRPAFTTLPHATTPKEPKESTRPLLTTTSTNVPFHIPARPYRVCLDDHAPDPTLPRWRPGRPQRSPGTPLAAATPQDRISTPRRYKQAPRAAHSTGAKHSCANNFHNFWGSTRTLIAVQRHATPHYTTLQHTTLHNATPHTTQSHATPHYTTPRHTPLHNATPHPTTQRHATPHYTTPRHTTLHNATPHHATQSHATLHNDTPHHTTQRHATPHYTTLQHTPLHNDTPHHTTQRHATPHCTTPQHTTLYNATPHHALHNASPHTTQSSPRHHHTTQRLQHTAPTTHRTPRHTLHNATPHHRGLHNATPHTRLSLYNSTLPHYTTTRHTTLAQRHATPHYTTLQHTPLSTTTRHTTTTQRHATPRLHNATPHYTTPRHTPLHNATPHYTTPRHTTLHNATPHPTTQRYNTPHYTTPRHTTLHNATPHHTTQRYNTPHYTPRHTTLHNATPHCTTPRHSTLHNATTHHITHYTPHTTPFRHHKAL